In the Sediminibacter sp. Hel_I_10 genome, one interval contains:
- a CDS encoding ATP-binding protein — protein MNNKNFSKKSLPDDFKDLQEDFLSSVEDIDDVKRNQLKAELSAALLGISLENEEKAKRVAQLIIANLELKFLNEEKANRAAELVTANIELVYQNKEKGKRAAELVIANKELVFQNQEKARRTIELAIANAELVVQSKAKEKLALELLKAKDRAEESDRLKSAFLANMSHEIRTPMNGILGFSELLKEPKLSGKRQQEYIDIIKKSGARMLNIINDIISISKIEAGLMEANIHKLNVNNKIEFIHQFFLPETTKKGLLFSTKKPLKGDHAFINSDAEKIYAILTNLVKNAIKHTETGAIELGYTLKTDQQIPELVFYVKDTGIGIAKSRQKLIFERFTQADISNKMAFQGAGLGLSISKAYVELLGGKIWIDSAKGKGTTFYFTLPYNTKLQQPESSKIKDNPEQLVEIINKKPLKLKILIVEDDDVSRMLLRFVVKTYSSQLFEARTGVEAVDIMREHPDVDLVLMDIQMPVLNGFEATRQIREFNKDVIIIAQTASGLSEDKSKIIGVGCNNFMLKPINKNKLMLTIQEYFKS, from the coding sequence ATGAACAATAAGAACTTTTCAAAGAAGTCACTGCCAGACGATTTTAAGGATTTACAAGAAGACTTTTTGTCATCCGTAGAAGACATCGATGATGTTAAGCGCAACCAACTTAAAGCAGAACTGTCTGCCGCCTTGCTTGGAATTTCCTTGGAAAATGAAGAAAAAGCAAAACGAGTAGCCCAATTGATTATTGCCAACCTCGAATTAAAGTTTCTTAATGAAGAAAAAGCCAATCGTGCTGCAGAGTTAGTTACAGCTAACATAGAATTGGTCTATCAAAATAAGGAAAAAGGGAAAAGGGCTGCTGAATTGGTAATTGCCAATAAAGAACTTGTTTTCCAAAATCAAGAAAAAGCGAGACGTACAATAGAATTAGCAATTGCAAATGCAGAACTTGTAGTTCAAAGTAAGGCAAAAGAGAAACTAGCACTAGAATTGCTCAAAGCGAAAGATCGCGCCGAAGAAAGCGATCGCCTGAAGTCTGCTTTTTTAGCCAATATGAGCCATGAAATAAGAACGCCTATGAATGGTATTTTAGGTTTTTCTGAATTACTCAAGGAACCTAAACTTTCTGGAAAAAGACAACAAGAGTACATTGATATCATAAAAAAAAGCGGCGCACGAATGCTCAACATCATTAATGATATCATTAGCATTTCAAAGATAGAAGCGGGCTTGATGGAAGCCAATATTCATAAATTGAATGTCAATAATAAAATTGAATTCATCCATCAATTTTTTCTTCCTGAAACCACTAAAAAGGGACTTCTTTTTTCAACTAAAAAACCGCTAAAAGGAGATCATGCCTTTATCAACTCTGACGCTGAAAAAATTTACGCCATACTCACCAATTTGGTTAAAAATGCCATTAAACATACTGAGACAGGCGCTATAGAATTGGGATATACATTAAAAACAGACCAGCAGATACCCGAGTTGGTGTTTTACGTTAAAGATACTGGTATCGGCATAGCAAAATCGAGACAAAAGTTAATATTTGAACGGTTTACCCAAGCTGATATTTCTAATAAAATGGCGTTTCAAGGTGCCGGTTTAGGTTTGTCTATCTCTAAAGCATATGTAGAACTGCTTGGTGGAAAAATTTGGATAGATAGTGCCAAGGGTAAAGGCACCACATTTTATTTCACGCTGCCTTACAATACCAAACTACAACAACCTGAAAGCTCTAAAATCAAAGACAATCCTGAACAGCTTGTTGAAATAATTAATAAGAAACCACTAAAGCTAAAAATATTAATTGTAGAAGATGATGATGTTTCTCGAATGCTCCTCAGGTTTGTAGTAAAGACCTATAGTTCTCAACTGTTTGAAGCAAGAACAGGAGTTGAGGCTGTGGATATTATGAGAGAGCATCCAGACGTTGACTTGGTACTTATGGACATTCAGATGCCTGTTTTAAATGGATTTGAAGCTACCCGACAAATTCGTGAATTTAATAAAGATGTTATTATTATCGCGCAAACCGCATCTGGATTATCTGAAGACAAGTCTAAGATCATAGGCGTAGGATGTAACAACTTTATGCTTAAACCAATTAACAAGAATAAATTAATGCTTACTATTCAAGAATATTTCAAATCTTAA
- a CDS encoding alpha/beta fold hydrolase, with the protein MICQIKKWRITLLVCLGFSLMNGQEVYPGKAKKVEANISDEFSFESKYIDIGAEKIHYVESGEGDPVLLLHGLPSWSYLWRNVIPEIDSNKQVIALDFLGFGKSSFPKDRNVSVEAQYKMLTDFIEAKQLKNVTLFVQDIGSLVGMLYVMRQPDNVKAIALFEAPFMPADYFYNQFPLTMKLFTKLISRPQRAERWMVKKNFAGKNLAVNFFTGRKLSKEIKDNYTKPWDEKERRYAMVNGPDPGSLPKNKGKGDSDFEQLLNTIAEGMKKTETPILYFYAKRGLINQKEAVEYARENFKNYTEVYLGKGKHFLTESHPKQMGEEFNKWYENL; encoded by the coding sequence ATGATATGTCAAATTAAAAAATGGAGAATCACTCTTTTAGTGTGTTTAGGATTTTCTCTAATGAATGGTCAAGAAGTCTATCCTGGTAAAGCAAAAAAGGTTGAAGCCAATATTTCAGATGAATTTTCTTTTGAATCGAAATACATCGACATAGGAGCTGAAAAAATTCATTATGTCGAATCTGGAGAGGGAGACCCAGTCTTGTTGCTTCACGGACTGCCTTCCTGGTCTTATTTATGGCGTAACGTAATTCCAGAAATTGATAGCAATAAACAAGTGATTGCATTAGATTTTTTAGGTTTTGGAAAATCGAGTTTTCCAAAAGACAGAAATGTGTCTGTTGAAGCGCAGTACAAAATGCTGACTGATTTTATTGAAGCCAAGCAACTCAAAAACGTGACGCTATTTGTTCAGGATATTGGCTCATTAGTGGGGATGCTCTATGTGATGCGACAGCCTGATAACGTGAAGGCAATTGCGCTCTTTGAAGCGCCATTTATGCCGGCTGATTATTTTTATAATCAGTTTCCACTTACTATGAAATTATTCACAAAACTCATCAGCAGACCACAACGTGCTGAAAGATGGATGGTCAAAAAGAATTTTGCTGGGAAAAATTTAGCAGTTAATTTCTTTACAGGTCGCAAGTTATCTAAAGAAATAAAAGACAATTACACCAAACCTTGGGATGAGAAAGAACGCCGATACGCGATGGTTAACGGCCCAGACCCAGGCTCATTACCAAAGAATAAGGGAAAAGGCGATAGTGATTTTGAACAACTTCTAAATACAATCGCTGAAGGGATGAAAAAAACCGAAACGCCTATCTTATATTTTTATGCGAAAAGAGGCCTTATCAACCAAAAAGAAGCTGTTGAATATGCACGAGAAAACTTTAAAAATTACACCGAAGTCTATTTAGGAAAAGGCAAACACTTTTTGACCGAGAGTCATCCCAAACAGATGGGCGAAGAATTTAACAAATGGTACGAAAATCTCTAA
- a CDS encoding alpha/beta fold hydrolase, whose amino-acid sequence MKLKFFRWIAIILIATASLSSCTILQYRASDKTIKTQYQKWGIATDFAYFKVDSLDRTLRIQKVEKEGNTISIVFIHGSPSSSLVWMDFMPDSTLIKAANLYAVDRPGYGYSDFGKSMASIQLQSFLISEFLKEIKIRNIILIGSSYGGPIAARIAVLNTNVDGVMMISAAIDPAIENDIWASRFTRWNLTRWIVPTGYRVAGDEKSVHAAELKKIENDWSQVNVPVYHLHGDADDIVPVENLKYTDSVFTKVETKIFPNAGHELAWRHPQIIKDEIISFLNTIYNSNQ is encoded by the coding sequence ATGAAGTTGAAATTTTTTAGATGGATAGCTATAATTCTTATTGCAACGGCCTCCTTGTCATCCTGCACAATATTACAATATAGAGCATCAGACAAGACGATTAAAACGCAATATCAGAAATGGGGCATCGCAACAGATTTTGCTTACTTCAAAGTTGATAGTCTCGATAGAACCTTACGTATTCAAAAAGTAGAGAAGGAGGGAAACACTATAAGTATTGTTTTTATTCACGGTTCGCCAAGTTCATCTCTTGTTTGGATGGATTTTATGCCAGATTCTACTCTAATTAAAGCAGCAAATCTTTATGCAGTAGATAGACCAGGATATGGCTATTCAGACTTTGGAAAGTCCATGGCTTCAATACAATTACAATCGTTCCTTATAAGCGAATTTCTAAAGGAAATCAAAATTAGAAATATCATTCTTATAGGGTCATCTTACGGAGGTCCCATTGCAGCGAGAATAGCTGTTCTCAATACAAATGTGGATGGTGTGATGATGATTTCCGCAGCCATTGACCCAGCTATTGAAAATGATATTTGGGCGTCCCGTTTTACAAGATGGAACCTGACGAGATGGATAGTACCAACGGGGTATAGGGTTGCAGGCGATGAAAAATCAGTTCATGCCGCAGAACTGAAAAAAATAGAAAACGATTGGTCGCAAGTCAATGTGCCTGTCTATCATCTTCACGGCGATGCAGACGATATTGTACCTGTTGAAAACTTAAAATATACCGATAGTGTTTTCACGAAAGTAGAGACTAAAATATTCCCAAATGCTGGCCATGAACTTGCTTGGCGGCATCCACAAATTATTAAGGATGAAATAATTTCATTTCTAAATACCATATATAATTCCAATCAATAG
- a CDS encoding SDR family NAD(P)-dependent oxidoreductase translates to MKNWTRTNIPSDLSDKTYVITGTSSGIGTVIAYELAKRGAQVIAGNRNLEKAHKAIATIKKPSDDLSRLKILPLDISSLQSVREFAKEVNTTSDISQIDGLLLNAGIMALPERKESVDGLELQMATNVLGHHLLTSLLMPKIKLANKAVIVSTSSSASSTAKDKNLWDDLNAEKKYDPWEVYGLSKIAAIQFRDGLRDFIKEDKLDHKIHVHSTHPGLTATPLFDASKGVFASVFRSIRGLFMMDVEQGALSTLRAAVDETLPDGSFIGPGGITGMTGNPEVRNVYNPKLALDPILRQKMWDYCDEVTGAVWPK, encoded by the coding sequence ATGAAAAACTGGACTAGAACAAATATACCTTCAGATTTAAGCGATAAAACCTATGTCATCACAGGAACCAGTTCTGGTATAGGAACCGTCATTGCTTATGAGTTGGCAAAAAGAGGGGCACAAGTCATCGCAGGCAACAGAAATCTGGAGAAGGCGCATAAAGCAATTGCAACTATCAAAAAACCATCTGATGATTTGAGTCGCCTCAAAATCTTACCATTAGACATCTCTTCATTACAATCGGTAAGGGAATTTGCTAAAGAAGTTAACACCACTTCTGATATTTCGCAAATTGATGGTTTGCTTTTAAATGCTGGGATTATGGCATTGCCCGAAAGAAAGGAATCTGTGGATGGATTGGAATTGCAAATGGCGACGAATGTGTTGGGCCATCATTTACTCACATCCTTACTCATGCCAAAAATTAAACTGGCAAACAAGGCTGTGATTGTATCCACAAGTTCATCCGCCAGCAGTACGGCAAAAGATAAAAATCTTTGGGATGATTTAAACGCTGAAAAAAAGTATGACCCTTGGGAAGTGTACGGACTATCAAAAATAGCTGCGATTCAATTCAGGGATGGATTGCGTGATTTTATTAAAGAAGACAAACTTGACCATAAGATTCATGTCCATTCCACACATCCAGGTTTAACTGCCACACCGTTATTTGATGCTTCCAAAGGTGTTTTCGCCTCGGTCTTCAGAAGTATCAGAGGCCTTTTTATGATGGATGTAGAACAAGGCGCCTTGTCGACTTTGAGAGCAGCGGTTGATGAAACACTTCCTGATGGCAGTTTTATTGGACCTGGAGGTATTACAGGGATGACTGGAAATCCTGAAGTGCGAAACGTTTACAATCCCAAGTTAGCGCTCGACCCGATTTTAAGACAGAAAATGTGGGACTATTGTGATGAAG
- a CDS encoding RNA polymerase sigma factor, translated as MNPFSAAYPSDELDKELIGLTLNGDKKALSLLIKNHQAYIYNVAWKMTGNIDDAKDLSQEVFIKIITNLGKFQFKSSFRTWAYRIVFNHFMNDKKKMNFVIPTNFEEMGAHLNAAPDHDMTEDEKEEKRELIREVRLNCLSGMILCLNKEQRLVYIIGEIFGADHTIGSEIMDMSKANFRMKLSKARKDLYNFMNKQCGLVDKSNPCRCHKKVKTAVDMKFINAKDLLHNKAEYDTFQSYLGDDADFLTANADLKYAELQQNLSFKKDFDKKGFIEDILDNESWKSILNLN; from the coding sequence ATGAACCCATTTTCAGCAGCATATCCATCAGACGAACTGGACAAAGAATTAATAGGACTTACCTTGAATGGCGACAAAAAGGCCTTGAGTTTATTGATAAAAAATCACCAAGCCTATATTTATAACGTGGCTTGGAAGATGACTGGAAATATTGATGATGCCAAAGATTTAAGTCAGGAAGTTTTTATTAAAATCATTACCAATTTAGGAAAATTCCAGTTTAAGAGCTCCTTCCGAACTTGGGCCTATCGTATTGTTTTCAATCATTTTATGAATGATAAGAAAAAAATGAATTTCGTGATTCCAACAAACTTTGAGGAAATGGGTGCGCACCTAAATGCAGCGCCTGATCATGACATGACTGAAGACGAAAAAGAAGAGAAAAGAGAACTGATTCGAGAAGTCAGACTTAATTGCCTTTCGGGTATGATTCTTTGTTTGAATAAAGAACAACGGCTCGTTTATATTATAGGTGAAATATTTGGTGCAGACCATACCATAGGCTCGGAAATCATGGATATGAGCAAGGCGAATTTCAGAATGAAATTGAGCAAAGCTAGAAAGGACCTTTATAATTTTATGAATAAGCAATGCGGTTTGGTCGATAAGAGCAATCCTTGCAGATGCCATAAAAAAGTAAAAACGGCGGTGGATATGAAGTTTATCAATGCAAAAGATTTGCTTCACAATAAAGCAGAATATGACACCTTTCAATCGTATTTGGGCGATGATGCCGATTTCTTAACCGCCAATGCCGATTTGAAGTATGCAGAATTACAGCAAAACCTTTCGTTTAAAAAAGATTTTGATAAAAAAGGTTTTATCGAGGACATTTTGGATAATGAAAGCTGGAAATCCATACTTAACCTTAACTAA
- a CDS encoding anthrone oxygenase family protein yields MKKILPFIAIIASAAFVGNMITIGLSHCVHWQSLDPITFMETFKVDFPLLLGPTAVTLMPGFLATLSLVILTKDNKEAKRYYLYAFLGLLLTIIQTAVYHLPMNFDFMELKYSAAEATSKLQGWVFFHWVRIGVAIMAAVFLILGFQKSNLITVDKSS; encoded by the coding sequence ATGAAAAAAATTCTGCCTTTTATAGCCATCATAGCATCAGCTGCTTTCGTAGGAAATATGATAACTATTGGATTGAGTCACTGTGTCCATTGGCAATCATTAGATCCGATTACGTTTATGGAAACCTTCAAGGTTGATTTTCCGCTATTATTGGGTCCAACTGCTGTAACACTAATGCCAGGATTTTTGGCAACTTTATCGCTCGTTATTTTGACCAAAGACAATAAGGAGGCCAAACGCTATTACCTTTATGCCTTTTTAGGTTTGCTTTTGACGATAATTCAAACCGCTGTATATCACTTGCCTATGAATTTTGATTTTATGGAATTAAAGTATAGCGCTGCTGAAGCGACCAGCAAATTGCAAGGTTGGGTGTTTTTTCATTGGGTACGGATTGGCGTTGCAATTATGGCAGCTGTATTTTTGATACTTGGTTTTCAAAAATCAAATCTTATAACCGTTGATAAATCGTCTTAA
- a CDS encoding DUF4345 domain-containing protein has product MNAIIIQVFLVLYGIIALITGFMGITAKYDPSINVMADNSHRFVAAIWAATAIGFVYCAFNLNETALFRFLIISLVIGGIVRASSAFLYHLTPFIIFGIFLEVVVPPILWYLQSNISSNK; this is encoded by the coding sequence ATGAATGCAATCATCATACAAGTATTTCTGGTCTTATACGGAATCATAGCTTTAATAACAGGATTTATGGGCATTACGGCTAAATATGACCCATCAATAAATGTGATGGCAGATAACTCTCATCGTTTTGTTGCGGCCATTTGGGCAGCTACGGCCATCGGTTTCGTTTATTGCGCTTTTAATCTTAATGAGACCGCACTTTTTCGTTTTTTAATAATAAGTCTGGTCATAGGTGGTATTGTAAGAGCTTCATCAGCATTTTTATATCATTTGACACCTTTTATTATTTTCGGCATTTTTTTAGAAGTAGTCGTTCCTCCGATTCTGTGGTATTTGCAATCCAACATTTCTTCAAATAAATAG
- a CDS encoding NAD(P)H-binding protein produces the protein MNSITIGVLGATGLTGRHVVNYALEQGYNVQALVRNPSKIKIKNDKLKIVKGDFENVDALKETVHGANYVICCAGGTYGKDYDKGMMTRFIECLWPILDNELSLKAFLYQSVFFAPKPDGSNPMLLKLLAPTAAFFTGATEMLKDNTTVTKFMASNKKDSFDYIITRPGKLVDKKGSVSLVASSKPSFDAISFEDLGVFNVKTVVDETLYGSYPFVAVKK, from the coding sequence ATGAATAGCATAACAATTGGAGTTCTTGGAGCAACTGGCCTCACAGGTCGTCATGTTGTAAACTATGCGCTAGAACAAGGCTATAATGTTCAAGCTTTGGTAAGAAACCCCAGTAAAATAAAAATTAAAAATGATAAGCTTAAAATCGTTAAAGGGGATTTTGAAAATGTAGATGCTTTGAAAGAGACTGTTCATGGAGCAAACTATGTCATCTGCTGTGCAGGTGGAACCTACGGTAAGGACTACGACAAGGGGATGATGACACGTTTTATTGAATGCCTGTGGCCTATTCTCGATAATGAACTATCGCTAAAGGCATTCTTATATCAATCTGTCTTTTTTGCACCAAAACCGGATGGGTCAAATCCAATGCTCTTAAAATTGTTAGCACCGACTGCTGCTTTTTTTACTGGTGCCACAGAGATGTTGAAAGACAATACAACTGTTACCAAATTTATGGCATCCAATAAGAAAGATTCCTTTGATTATATCATCACACGACCAGGAAAGCTTGTAGATAAGAAAGGAAGTGTTTCGCTTGTGGCTAGCAGTAAACCAAGTTTTGATGCTATTTCATTTGAGGATTTGGGAGTGTTTAATGTGAAAACGGTAGTAGACGAAACACTCTATGGAAGCTACCCATTTGTAGCAGTCAAAAAGTAA